A stretch of Triticum aestivum cultivar Chinese Spring chromosome 1D, IWGSC CS RefSeq v2.1, whole genome shotgun sequence DNA encodes these proteins:
- the LOC123167583 gene encoding uncharacterized protein, producing the protein MATHRSLQDLDDGRCYGEAHQPAMARRGEHPPSPASAMEWKLDPSRAMGRGNDGHGYPPGGQGGYPPAGYLPQQGGYPPQQGYPPAPGAYPPALKLKVKKAIEKGNTDGAQIYAESAIRKRTEHMNYLRLASRLAPYAHEFYAISAEYPEFSKKDKTLVLQFTVKHEQKLVCGGGYIKLLGGDVDQKKFGHVIFIRIY; encoded by the exons ATGGCGACCCACCGCAGCCTCCAAGACCTCGACGACGGTCGGTGCTACG GTGAGGCACATCAGCCAGCGATGGCACGACGAGGAGAGCATCCTCCTTCTCCTGCCAGTGCCATGGAATGGAAG TTAGATCCTTCGAGAGCAATGGGAAGAGGCAATGATGGTCATGGGTACCCACCCGGTGGCCAGGGGGGATACCCTCCGGCAGGGTACCTGCCGCAGCAGGGAGGTTACCCTCCACAGCAAGGATACCCGCCTGCACCTGGAGCTTACCCACCTGCACTA AAGCTCAAGGTGAAGAAGGCCATCGAGAAGGGCAACACCGACGGCGCCCAGATCTATGCAGAGAGCGCCATCCGCAAGCGCACTGAGCACATGAACTACCTCCGCCTCGCCTCCCGCCTCGCTCCATATGCCCATGA GTTCTATGCCATCTCGGCGGAGTACCCTGAGTTCAGCAAGAAGGACAAGACACTCGTGCTGCAGTTCACGGTGAAGCATGAGCAAAAGCTTGTCTGCGGTGGTGGTTACATCAAGTTGCTCGGAGGTGATGTTGACCAAAAGAAATTCGGTCATGTTATATTTATTAGAATATATTGA